A stretch of the Panicum virgatum strain AP13 chromosome 9N, P.virgatum_v5, whole genome shotgun sequence genome encodes the following:
- the LOC120689472 gene encoding amino acid transporter ANT1-like, translating into MAAEPKVPLLEGRSGATPAQTIGNIVVSIVGTGVLGLPYAFRTAGWLAGALGVAGAGAATFYCMLLLLDCRDKLREQEAEVEEHGHQPRCGNYTYGDLGEKCFGRFGRCFTEATIILSQTGGTVAYLVFIGQNVSSVFAAEGGHGPSPLSPAAVVLALLLPVQAALSFIRSLSSLAHFSILADACTVLAVATVVKQDAQLLAARGGQPFAGRSAVAGPWGVAFACGFAVFCFEGFCMTLALEASMSDRSRFRSVLLQAIAGVTVVYVCFGACGYLAYGDATKDIITLNLPSNWSTAAVKVVLCVALALTFPIMMHPIHEIVEARLLAPGGWLRKHGGGGGCALERAALHASRVAVVAALSAAACFVPAFGSFASFVGSTVCALLSFVLPALFHLRVAGAGAGAARRAVDWGVLLFGLAFAAHGLYAAVARRH; encoded by the exons ATGGCGGCGGAGCCGAAGGTGCCGCTGCTGgaggggcggagcggcgcgacGCCCGCCCAGACGATCGGGAACATCGTCGTCTCCATCGTCGGCACCGGGGTGCTCGGCCTTCCCTACGCCTTCCGCACCGCCGGCTGGCTCGCCGGCGCCctcggcgtcgccggcgccggcgccgccaccttcTACTGCATGCTTCTGCTC TTGGACTGCAGAGACAAACTGCGCGAGCAAGAAGCAGAGGTCGAGGAGCATGGCCACCAACCTCGCTGTGGCAACTACACCTACGGCGACCTGGGCGAGAAGTGCTTCGGCCGGTTCGGCAGGTGCTTCACGGAGGCCACCATCATCCTGTCCCAGACCGGCGGCACCGTCGCCTACCTCGTCTTCATCGGCCAGAACGTCTCCTCCGTCTTCGCCGCCGAGGGCGGCCACGGCCCCAGCCCGctctcgccggccgccgtggtcCTCGCGCTCCTGCTCCCGGTCCAGGCCGCGCTCTCCTTCATCCGCTCGCTGTCCTCCCTCGCGCACTTCAGCATCCTCGCTGACGCGTGCACGGTCCTGGCCGTGGCCACCGTGGTGAAGCAGGACGCCCAGCTCCtggccgcgcgcggcgggcaGCCGTTCGCCGGGCGGAGCGCCGTCGCGGGGCCCTGGGGCGTCGCGTTCGCCTGCGGCTTCGCCGTGTTCTGCTTCGAGGGGTTCTGCATGACGCTGGCGCTGGAGGCGTCCATGTCCGACCGGAGCAGGTTCCGGTCCGTGCTCCTCCAGGCCATCGCCGGCGTCACCGTCGTGTACGTCTGCTTCGGCGCCTGCGGGTACCTCGCCTACGGCGACGCcaccaaggacatcatcacgcTGAACCTCCCGAGCAACTggtccaccgccgccgtcaAG GTGGTGCTGTGCGTCGCGCTGGCGCTGACGTTCCCGATCAtgatgcacccgatccacgagATCGTGGAGGCGCGGCTGCTCGCGCCGGGCGGGTGGCTGCggaagcacggcggcggcggcggctgcgcgctcgagcgggcggcgctgcaCGCGAGCCGCgtcgcggtggtggcggcgctgtcCGCGGCCGCGTGCTTCGTGCCGGCGTTCGGGTCGTTCGCGTCGTTCGTGGGGAGCACGGTGTGCGCCTTGCTCTCCTTCGTGCTGCCCGCGCTGTTCCACCTCCGcgtcgcgggcgccggcgccggcgccgcgcggcgcgccgtGGACTGGGGCGTCCTCCTCTTCGGGCTCGCGTTCGCCGCCCACGGGCTGTACGCGGCCGTCGCGCGGCGGCACTGA
- the LOC120689473 gene encoding CASP-like protein 4B3 — protein sequence MSTPVPADAPAPEAAAVDGVGEQQEPAAGGVRSMVERWKMEGAPARARLLLRALAWLFSLLALVVMASNQHGGSQDFRQYPEYNYCLGISIVAWLYATAQVLRDAHRLGSGRDLIGTRKASALVDFAGDQVVAYFLISAMSAAAPVTDYMRQKADNLFTDSAAAAISMAFFAFVAIGLSALVSGYSLSMEVLV from the exons ATGTCCACGCCCGTCCCGGCcgacgcgccggcgccggaagcGGCCGCCGTCGATGGCGTCGGCGAGCAGCAagagccggccgccggcggcgtgaggtcgatGGTGGAGCGGTGGAAGATGGAgggcgcgccggcgcgggcgcggctgctGCTCCGGGCGCTCGCGTGGCTCTTCTCCCTCCTCGCCCTCGTCGTCATGGCGTCCAACCAGCACGGCGGCAGCCAAGACTTCCGCCAGTACCCCGAGTACAA CTACTGCCTGGGCATCTCCATCGTGGCGTGGCTGTACGCCACGGCGCAGGTCCTGCGCGACGCCCACCGGCTCGGCTCCGGGCGGGACCTGATCGGGACGAGGAAGGCGTCGGCCCTCGTCGACTTCGCCGGAGACCAG GTCGTCGCTTACTTCTTGATATCTGCcatgtccgcggcggcgccggtgacgGACTACATGCGCCAGAAAGCGGACAACCTGTTCAccgactcggcggcggcggccatcagCATGGCCTTCTTCGCCTTCGTGGCCATCGGCCTCTCTGCTCTCGTCTCCGGGTACAGCCTTTCCATGGAAGTCCTTGTATAG